The following are encoded together in the Schistocerca americana isolate TAMUIC-IGC-003095 chromosome 6, iqSchAmer2.1, whole genome shotgun sequence genome:
- the LOC124619275 gene encoding uncharacterized protein LOC124619275, which translates to MQGTTLWEGSTCPLCKTKGINSKLKFFRLNLRVAALLCKHKKCPFPVSTEYPDTFVRVGRDGKIIPGSESERGWPQEEEDDSDDSPYISDTSEESVTFPDIFPDVKTLQNVSSENTNDKGVLEVDAFDISNIDFETDDSMDIFKLRNEITSLEKEITKCVENMKAVPPHVNYKGSPVLNNYSEKCENPGTVAAKAFTSLDDNICTDTQRESGTNCISCVKMNENVMEQSNSRNSGNTILHEHDSPTSIPRSLELTEVSEELASCMQHSEVSAPISNMCISSHKHADVQSKSKRNCRGAGHNDGSDHDDGFEEVKSTSNSNDNNVKNPEQEQTILLIPQDTKNTVGNDLSRVCELHAELVISESVRTKKNIDCDKEICNDKEVVIIFDDDKSSECNDNNAGKQLDGVSMADTTNPEPEPLVLLNHQSTTNTVGNHSPGKLELFAELIPGVSTFNKKDNHCMKDLCEDKDVVIILDDDKNSVSTKNTVANDLPRKSELQAELLSAELVPIQKDDDGHEVYKIVTVDSDTSSTGFLGDSRNYEVIDVQLSSCENLESTRNTDGRKTTNVHHSAQNTIEQLDKKSSITCSNSGSVTPSVKIKIVEEDGLFVCKTDAHSSVSEVEETKQVQNTSVRNNAHSKNCVCFLCKESDQKGITSHLDRALADIFPEECPTDKHLKERELRTEREVMKDFLRYMTGNNSLKDAKKSPKKRKRIFHL; encoded by the coding sequence GTTCAGAGTCTGAGAGAGGTTGGCCACAGGAAGAGGAAGATGATTCTGATGACTCACCATATATTTCTGATACATCAGAAGAGTCTGTTACATTTCCAGATATTTTCCCAGACGTCAAGACTCTGCAAAATGTTTCATCAGAGAATACAAATGATAAAGGAGTCTTGGAAGTTGATGCATTTGATATAAGCAATATTGATTTTGAAACTGACGACAGTATGGATATATTCAAACTACGAAATGAGATAACTTCCCTAGAAAAGGAAATTACAAAGTGTGTAGAAAATATGAAAGCTGTGCCACCCCATGTTAACTATAAAGGTTCTCCAGTGCTTAATAACTACAGCGAAAAGTGTGAAAATCCAGGCACAGTGGCAGCCAAAGCTTTTACAAGTTTGGATGATAACATTTGTACTGATACACAAAGAGAATCAGGTACAAATTGCATTAGCTGTGTGAAAATGAACGAAAATGTGATGGAGCAGAGTAACAGTAGAAACTCTGGTAATACAATATTGCATGAACATGATTCACCTACTAGCATACCTAGAAGTCTTGAACTTACTGAAGTGAGTGAAGAATTAGCCAGCTGTATGCAGCATTCAGAAGTCAGCGCCCCGATTTCTAATATGTGTATTTCGAGCCACAAACATGCAGATGTTCAGAGTAAGAGCAAGAGAAATTGTAGAGGTGCAGGCCACAATGATGGTAGTGATCATGATGATGGTTTTGAAGAAGTGAAAAGCACCAGTAACAGTAATGACAACAATGTGAAAAATCCAGAGCAGGAACAAACAATACTATTAATTCCCCAAGATACAAAAAATACCGTGGGAAATGATTTATCTAGGGTGTGTGAATTACATGCAGAATTAGTCATTAGTGAATCAGTAAGGACTAAAAAAAATATTGATTGTGACAAGGagatatgtaatgataaagaagTGGTCATTATATTTGATGATGATAAGAGTAGTGAGTGTAATGACAATAATGCAGGAAAGCAGCTTGATGGTGTATCTATGGCAGATACCACAAATCCAGAACCTGAACCCCTGGTGTTGTTAAATCATCAGAGTACGACAAATACTGTAGGAAATCATTCACCAGGAAAGCTTGAATTATTTGCAGAATTAATCCCTGGTGTATCAACATTCAATAAAAAAGATAATCATTGTATGAAAGATTTGTGTGAGGATAAAGATGTGGTCATTATATTGGATGATGATAAGAATAGTGTTAGTACAAAAAATACAGTAGCAAATGATTTACCAAGAAAGAGTGAATTACAGGCAGAATTATTAAGTGCTGAATTAGTACCCATTCAGAAAGATGATGATGGTCATGAGGTGtataaaattgtgacagttgatAGTGATACATCATCCACAGGCTTCCTTGGGGATTCAAGAAACTATGAAGTTATAGATGTACAATTAAGTTCTTGTGAAAACCTGGAATCAACTCGAAACACTGACGGGAGGAAAACTACAAACGTGCATCACAGTGCTCAAAATACTATTGAGCAACTTGATAAGAAAAGCAGTATAACTTGCTCAAATTCAGGGAGTGTAACACcatctgtaaaaataaaaattgtagaagaagatgGACTATTTGTGTGCAAAACTGATGCACATTCTAGTGTTTCAGAAGTAGAGGAAACAAAGCAGGTTCAAAATACGTCTGTAAGAAACAATGCTCATTCTAAAAACtgtgtttgttttttatgtaaAGAATCTGATCAGAAGGGCATCACATCACATCTTGACCGGGCACTGGCAGATATTTTCCCAGAGGAATGTCCTACTGATAAACACTTGAAAGAGAGAGAACTTCGAACAGAAAGAGAAGTCATGAAAGACTTTCTTCGTTACATGACTGGAAATAATAGCCTGAAGGATGCCAAAAAGAGTCCCAAAAAGAGAAAACGTATCTTTCATCTATAA